GGCGGTGGGCCAGTCGATCAGCTTGAGATTTTCCAGCTGCTCGAACTGCGCGGCCAGCCCGCTGGCGTCGATCGCGTCCCGCAAGGCGCGTTCGCCGAGAATGCTCCCCGGCGCGGCATACAGTGAGTTGAGAAACAGGCGGCTGGAGGGCGAATAAGGGCTGTAGCGACCGGTGTCGGCGCTGAACATCGCGTGCATCGGGCTGATCGCCAGGGCATCGGCACCCCGTTCGCCGGCCACACGCACCAGTTCTTCCAGTGCCTGGGTGTCGCCGAAACCACCATCGCCGGGGCGGCGCAACGCATATAACTGCGCACTCAAGCCCCAGGCGCGGGGGATAGGACTATCGACGGCATCGCCGACGCTGAAGCAGCGCTCGGGCGCCACGGCCAGGGTGAAATACTGATCGCCGATGTGCACTTGCTGGTAACCGACCGGAATCAGACCGGGCAGCATCGCTTCGTTGTCCAGCTTGAGGTTCATCTGCGAGCCATCTTCAAGATGAATCTCGCAGGGCGTCTCCGGTGAGAAATAGCGACTCAGATTCAGGGCAACGCCCACGTCGCAGGTCAACAGGCGCGGCAAGTGGCGGTCCTGCTGGACCTCTTGCAATTCCAGCAGGCTGGCATCGATTTCTTGCGCGGTGCTGGCCGGGTGGCCGAGTCCGATCAGGACATTACGCAGCACAGCAGGAGCGACTTTTTGCTGACGCCCGTTGGCGTCGATCCAGTCGACGGCGAGGCCGGCTCGGCTGGCGAGTATTTCCAGTTGCGCATCGCTCATAGGCGCTCTCCATCCAGGGGGTGCAAAAGGGGTGCGGCCGTGAGGCTGACGAGCGCGGTGTACGCCGGCAGTTGGTTCGGGTCCGACAGTTCGATGGCGGCTGGCTGTTGAAACAGCCACTCGGTATCGGTCTGTGCAGGGTTGACCACTGGCGTATCACTGAGGTTCAGGTCAATTCGCAGCTCACTGCCATCGCCCAGTCGCCAGCGTGCGCTGACTGCGCCATAGCCGAGCATCTGCGCGCCCAGTGCCTGGGTTCCGGAGAGGTGGGGAATGATGTACTGGTGACGCAACTTCAGCAGTTGCCGGTAGAGCTCTTGAGTCTGCTGCTGTAACGACGTGCCACTGCCGAGCAGTCGCGGCTGGGAAGCGCGGAAGGTTTCTTCGGCATTCGGATCGGGTATCTGCTCGCGCTTGTGCGGATCGGTAAAGGCACTGAATGCGGCGAATTCGTTGCGCCGGCCTTCACGCACCAGTTCCGCCAGTTCACCGTGGTGGCTGGTGAAAAACAGGAACGGTTGTTCGGCGGCAAATTCGTCACCCATGAAGATCAGCGGAATCATTGGCGACAGTAGCAGCAACACCGTCGCCGCTTGCACCGCGCGTGGGTCGGCGAGCTGATGCAGGCGCTCGCCAAACGCGCGGTTGCCGATCTGGTCATGGTTCTGCAAAAACAGCACGAAAGCAGTGGAGGGCAGATGTTCGCTCGGCTCTCCACGGGGTTCGCCATGACGCGTGATGTGGCCCTGGAACACGAAGCCCTGACTCAGGCAGCGCACCAATTGCTCAGTGGGTTGCGCGGCATAGTCGGCGTAATAGGCGTCGGTTTCGCCGGTCAGCAGCACGTGCAGGGCGTTATGACCGTCATCGTTCCATTGCGCGTCGTAGTCGGTTTCCAGCAGGCTCGACTGGTTCAGTTCGTTCTCGACGGTCAGCCAGACGTGGCGGGTCGAGTCGATCTGCTGGCGAATGCGCCGGGCCAGATCGCTGAGGAAATCCGGGTCTTCAATCGCATGCACCGCATCCAGGCGCAGGCCGTCGAAACGGTATTCGAGCAGCCACATCAGTGCGTTTTCAATAAAAAACTCGCGTACTTCCGGACGGCGGAAGTCAATCGCTGCGCCCCAGGGCGTGTGCTTGTCCTCGCGGAAAAAACCCTTGGCGTAACGATGCAGGTAGTTGCCATCGGGACCGAAGTGGTTGTAGACCACGTCGAGAATCACCGCCACGCCAAGACCGTGGGCGGTGTCGATCAGGTGTTTGAGTTGTTCGGGTGTGCCGTAAGAGGCTTGGGGCGCATAGGGCAGCACCCCGTCGTAGCCCCAGTTGCGATCACCGGGAAATTGCGCCAGCGGCATCAGTTCGATCGCGGTAACGCCCAGCGCCACCAGCCGCGCCAGATGCTGTTCGACTTCGGCAAAACCACCGAGCGCACCGACGTGCACCTCGTAAATCACCGCTTCGCTCCACGGCCGACCATTCCATGCCGTATGCCGCCATTGATAGGCGTGCGGGTCGACCACCACGCTGTGGCGGTCGAGGTCACCATCCTGCGCCCTGGAGGCCGGGTCCGGCACCTCCAGTTCGCCATCTATGCAGTAGCGGTAGCGACTGCCCGCCGGGCAGTTGGCCTCGATCACAAACCAACCGTCGCCCTGGGGCAGCATCGGCAGCGATTTTCCATCTTCTTCCAGTTCCACACTGACGTAGAACGCGTCAGGCGCCCACAACGCAAATTGCGTGTGCTCGGCATCCAGCATGATCGCGCCGTGGGGCCAGGTTTCTTGGGTCCTTGACGGCATTTTTTGCAACTCCCTGGTTATTTGTGGCTGGCTTTACCCAACGCCTTGGCGACCAGTTGTTCGTAAAGTTCGGCGTACGGTTCAACCGCTTTGCTCCAGTTGAACGGTGCGGCCATGGCCCGGCAACGCATGGCATTGAGCAGTTCCGGGAAGGCGAAGACCTTGAACGCGCGGCTCAGGGCTTCTTTATAGCTATCAACGGTGGATTCATCGAAGAGGAAACCGGTGACGCCGTTTTCGATGGTGTCCGCCAGACCGCCGGTATTGCGTGCGACCGGCAACGAGCCGAAACGCTGGGCGTACATCTGGCTCAGCCCGCATGGCTCGTAACGCGATGGCATCAGCAGGAAGTCGCTACCGGCAAACATGCGCCGGGCATCGGTTTCGTTGAAGCCGATGCGCACACCGACCTGGCCAGGGAAACGCAGGGCCAGTTCACGCATGGCTTGCTCTTCTTCCGGCTCGCCGCGACCGATGATTGCGATCTGGCCACCGTTCTGCACGATGAATTCGGACACTGCTTCGGTGAGGTCGAGACCTTTCTGATACACCAGTCGCGAGACCACAGCGAACAGCGGGCCGGTGGAATCATGCAAGCCAAACAGCTCACGGACATGCGCGGCATTGACCGCTTTGCCTTCCCAATCGCCGATGGCGAACGGTGCAAACAGGTGCGGATCAGTCGCCGAATCCCAGCTTTCATCGATGCCGTTCGGGATGCCGCTGAGCAGACCTTGCTGAGTCTTGGCTGCGAGGAAGCCGTCGAGGCCACAGCCGAAGTCCGGGGTGGTGATTTCCTGCGCATAAGTGGCGCTGACGGTAGTGATGTGGCTCGAATAGGCCATGCCGGCCTTGAGGAACGACATCTTGCCGTAGAACTCCATGCCTTCCTGTTGCAGCGCGTGGGTGGGAATCCCCAGTTCGGGGCAGGAACCGAGGCTGGTCACGCCCTGGTAGGCAAGGTTGTGAATGGTGAACAGGGTCGGTGTGCGCTGCCCGCGCCAGTGCATGTAAGCGGGTGCGAGGCCAGCCGGCCAGTCGTGGGCGTGCACCAGATCCGGGCGCCAGTGGATCTGCGCAAGGTTGGCGGCGATGTCGGCAGCGGCCAGGCCGAGACGGGCGAAGCGGATATGGTTGTCCGGCCAGTCGCGGCCGTTGTTGGCGCCGTATGGGCCACCTTCACGCTCATAGAGTTCAGGGCAGATCAACACGTAGATCACCAGGCCATCGGGCATGTCCATGCGCCCGATCTTGCAAGGTGGCAGCGCGGCGTGGCCACCCAGCTCGCCGATGATGTGAATCGGGTTTTCGCTATGCATCACTTGCGGATAACCGGGGATCAGCACGCGCACATCATGCAGATGGGCCATGGCCCGGGGCAGGGCAGCGGAGACGTCACCCAGACCACCGGTCTTGACCAGATCGGCGATTTCCGAGGTCACGAACAACACTTTTTTCTTGTTGGGATTCTGGCTTGCTACCGGAGCAAGCGTCTTGGTGCCGGGTACGTTGATCTGTCGGCTGCCGGGAATACTGATGGTGCTCGATTCTCCAAGCGACTGGTGAGCACGCTCTCCCTGAATATCCAATGCCGCACTGATCATATGTATCTCCCGTGTGTGATCTGATTCTTGTCTCAAACAAGCTGTTTCGTGGCCAAGTCCTGTGGCCGGGCGCAAAGGCGCCACGCATCGGTGAGCAAATGCTGACCCAACACGCGCAAGCAGAATGGGTGGTGAGGCCGTTGCAAGGATTACACCAGTCGCTTTCGCCCAGTTGTTCTGATGACCTGTGGCGTGAAGCAAAAGTTTCGAGTTTTTTTCGTCGGTATGACCGAGTGGTTTAACCACTGAAAAATCAGTCTAGGCCAGATCCTAGAGCGGGTAAGGGCAAATGGGTAAATTGTTCGACAATCGGTTGTGTCTGGATGTAAGTGAAGGTTTAGCGGAGGGAATGCTCCGACGAAGGGCATGTTTTTCGTCTGGAGTGGGCTAAAACGGTGACTGGGCAGTCACGGTTTTGTGCTAGGGGTTGGGCATGTTGCACCGTTGTGGTGCGAGCGTATTTCAGAGTGGTATCTGAGATGACCCCTTCGCGAGCAGGCTCGCTCCCACATTGGAACGCGGACACCCTGTGGGAGCGAGCCTGCTCGCGAAGGGGCCGGTTGATGCGCTACAACTCTCGAGTTAAAGACTCAATTCAATAGACGCATCGGCTCCCCGGCCGCCCAAGCCTGAATATCCTCGATCATCTGCCGGAAAAACTGTTCATAGTTCTGCCGACTGACATAACCCACATGCGGCGTGGCGAGAACATTGTCCAGCGTGCGAAACGGGTGCAGAGCCGGCAAAGGCTCCTGCTCGAAAACATCCAGCGCCACCCCGGCAATGCGCCGTTTCTGCAACGCCTTGATCAGCGCCGCTTCATCGACGATCGGCCCGCGGGCGGTGTTGACCAGCAGCGCGGTCGGTTTCATCCAGTCCAGCGCCTGGGCATCGACCAGATTGCGACTGCGCTCGCTGAGCACCAGATGCACCGACAGCACGTCAGCCTGTTCGAATAATTGCTGCTTGCTGACGTAAGTCACGCCAGCCTGTTCAGCGCGTTCGGCCGTGAGGTTTTCGCTCCAGGCAATCACCCGCATGCCGAACACCTGACCGAATTGCGCGACCCGCTGGCCGATGCTGCCCAAACCGAGAATACCCAGGGTCTTGCCGTGCAGATCACCGCCCAGTCCCTGCTGCCACTGGCCGGCGCGCAGGGCATTGGCTTCCTTCACCAGACCACGGGTGGCCGCCATGATCAGCGCCCAGGTCAACTCCGGCGCGGCGTGTTTGTAACTGTCGGTGCCGCAGACCTTGATGCCCAGCGCCGCTGCTGCAGGCATGTCCAGCGCGGCATTGCGCATGCCGCCGGTGACCAGCAATTTCAGATTGGGCAAACGCCCCAGCAGGTCGGCGTCGAAACGCGTGCGTTCGCGCATCACGCAGATCACCTCGTACTTGCCGAGGCGCTCAGCGAGCGTGGCGTTGTTCGCCGGGTAATCGTGCACAAAGGTTACTTCACCGATCCCATCGAGCACCGACCAGTCGACCACGTCGCGGGCCACGTCCTGCCAATCATCGATCACTGCAATCTGCACCGTCATCGCCTTACCTCATCAAGGAACGGAAGGAGTCTTGCCCAGCCAACCGAGCAGCGCCTGATGGAATTTTTCCGGTTCTTCCATTTGCGGCGCATGGCCCATGCCCGGGAATTCAATCAACGTCGACTGTGGAATCAGCTTGGAGACCTGTTTGCCGAGCACCTCGTAGTGACCGATTCTGGCTTTCACTTCCGGCGGCGCGAGGTCCTTGCCGATTGCGGTGGTATCGGACGTGCCGATCAGCAACAGGGTCGGCATCTTCAGGTCCTTGAACTCGTAGTACACCGGCTGGGTGAAGATCATGTCGTAGATCAGCGCCGAGTTCCACGCGACCTGGGTCTTGCCCGGGCCTTTGCTCAGGCCGGCAAGCATGTCGACCCAGCGATCGAATTCGGGCTTCCAGCGGCCGTCGTAATAGGTGGTGCGCTCATAGTCGCGAATGCCCTTGGCCGTCACCTTCAACTCGCGCTGGTACCACTGATCGACGGTGCGATACGGTACGCCGAGGGCTTTCCAGTCTTCCAGGCCGATCGGGTTGACCATCGCCAGTTGATCGACCTGCTCGGGGAACAGCAGCGCATAACGGGTGGCGAGCATGCCGCCGGTGGAGTGGCCGAGCACTGTGGCTTTCTGAATGCCCAGCGCCTTCAGCAACTGCTGGGTGTTGGTGGCGAGTTGCTGGAAGCTGTACTGATAGTGCTCAGGCTTGCTTGAGGTGCAGAAACCGATCTGATCCGGCGCAATCACTCGGTAGCCCGCGTCGCTCAGCGCCTTGATCGAACTGTCCCAGGTTGCCGCGCAGAAATTCTTGCCGTGCATCAGTACCACGGTGCGACCGTTGGCCTTGCCATTGGCGGCGATGTCCATGTAGCCCATTTGCAGTTGCTGGCCCTGGGATTCGAAGGCGAAGTGTTTAAGCGTGTAGGGATATTGGAAACCTTGCAGTTCCGGGCCATAGGCCGGCCCTTCGGCGGGAGCGGTTTCAGTGGCTGCGTGCGCCATTAACGGCAGGGCAGCGCTGAGGACGAGGCCGGGCAGCCAGCGGGAAAGCGTGACGGACATAAGCACAAACTCCTTGAAAATTGGCTGACTCTGAAAGGCCGGGATTACGCCGACGTTAAACAAAGGCAATCACGCGGGATGTTGGTTCAACCGAGCCAGCCCAGCGTCAGCAAGGCCAGCACGCCATAGCGCGCGCCTTTGGCCAGCGTCACGATCAGCAGGAACCGCCCGAGGGGCTCACGCATGACGCCGGCAATCAGGGTCAGCGGATCGCCGATTACCGGCAGCCAGCTGAGCAGCAGCGACCAGTGCCCATAGCGCTCGTAGTGCTTGCGCGCCTTGGCCATGTGCCCAGGACTGACCGGAAACCAGCGTCGACCCTGAAACCGTTCGATGCCATGGCCCAGCCACCAGTTGACCAGCGAGCCGAGCACGTTGCCCAGTGTTGCCACCGCAAGCAGGCCCCACAACCAGTAACGCTCGCTGACGATCAGCCCGACCAGCAGCGCCTCGGATTGCAGTGGCAACAATGTCGCCGCGCCAAACGCAGCAAAGAACAGGCCGAAGTAAGCCGCGCCCATCAACGGGCCGGGTAGTCCGCCACCACCACGTCAGCGCCGTCCTTTTTCAGGCCGATGACCTGATACGCGTCGCTCATGCCATCCATTTCCATGCCCGGCGACCCCATCGGCATGCCCGGTGCGGCCACGCCAAGCAGATCGTCGCGCTTGCTCAGAGCCAGCACCTGATCCGCCGGCACATGACCCTCGACGAATTTGCCATCGATGATCGCCGTGTGACAGGACGCGAGGCGCGGTGGTACGCCGTGCTGCTGTTTAAAGCTGCTCATGTCGCTTTCGACGTGGTCTTCAACTTTGAAGCCATTGGCTTCGAGATGGCTGATCCATTTTTTGCAGCAACCGCAATTGGCATCGCGGTGCACTTCGATCGGGATCAGTTCGGCGGCTTGCGCCAGGGAGGAGAGGAACAGGGTGCTCAGGGCGAGCAGACGCAGTTGGGTTCGCATGGGAATGGGCTCTCGACTCGGGTGACGGTCAAAAGAACGCATTTTGACCGGTTTTTCCGCCCTGGCATCAACTGAGTGTTTCCAGTTGCTACAAGACGCCCGAACCAGTGTAGGAGTGAGCCTGCTCGCGATAGCGGTATTCCAGTCGACAACATTCTTGACCGATAAACCGCCATCGCGAGCAGGCTCACTCCTACAGGTATGCGGTTGGCTTAACTGACCTTGAACCGTCCCATGATCGCGCTCACGCGGCTATTGGCTTCCAGCAATTGCCGGGTATTCAACTCGCTCGCCTGGCCGCTCTGCACCAGTTCATCGACCATGTGGCGGATCTGCACCATGCTGCGATTGATCTCTTCGGTCACTGCGCTTTGCTGTTCGGCGGCGGTGGCGATCTGGGTGCTGAGGCTGTTGATGTGGCTGACCGAACCGGCCATTTCGTCCAGCCCCGAGTTGACTCGAGCCGTGGCGTCGGCGGCAGACTGGCAGCTGGCCTGGGTGTTTTCCATGGCGCTGACCGACGAACTCACGCCTTGGGTCAGGCGGGTCAACATTTCGTTGATTTCCGAAGTGCTGGCCTGAGTACGGGCGGCGAGGGCACGGACTTCATCCGCCACTACCGCAAAGCCGCGACCCTGTTCCCCGGCACGTGCAGCCTCGATTGCCGCGTTGAGGGCGAGCAGGTTGGTCTGCCCGGCAATCGCGCCGATCACGCCGAGGATTTCGGTGATGCGCTGGGCGTCCTGCTGCATGTTTTCAACTTTGTGTGTAGCGCTGGCCACTTCGTCGATCAGCGCGACCACGCTGTTGGTCGCCTCACCGACCACCACCCGCGAGCGATCGGCGTTTTCGTTGGCACGTTGAGTGAACGCGGCAGTTTCGGCCGCATTCTGCGCGACGCTTTCGGCGGTCGAGCTCATTTCGGTAATGGCGGTGACGGTCTGGTCGGTTTCCGAGGCGTGACGCAGCAGGATCTGGCTGGTGTGCGCCGAAGTGCGTTGCAGATTGTCGAGGCACGAAGCCATGGCGCCGGTGGCCTGGGTGACTTCGCCGATCATGTTCTGCAAATAGGCGATGAAGGTGTTGACCGAGTGGCCGATGGCGCCCAGTTCGTCTTCGGCGCGAATGGTGATGCGGCGGGTCAGGTCGGCGTCGCCGCTGGACAGCGAGTCGATGTTGGCTTTCAGCGCCTTCATGCGCTGCACCAGCTTACGAATCGCATAAACCTGCAACAGCACCAGCAGGATCACCAGCGGAATCTGGATCAGGCTCAGGCTGTTGAGCACGTCATCACGCTGGGCGGTGAGCATCTTGGTTGGCAGGGCGGTGGCGAGGAACCACGGCGTGCCCTCGATAGGGCGCATGAAGAACGTGCTGGCTTCGCCGTTGTTGTCGAACTCGACGCGCTGCGCCTGATCGCGGTTCTGCAGGCCGGACTTGATCTGGTTGATGAAAGTGGAGCTGGCCGCCAGTTCGCTGATGTTCTTCAGCACAATCGGACCGCTGATGCGTGAGCTGTTGCTGATGATCTTGCCGTCAGCCTCAACGATGAGCATCTCGGCGTTGAGGTCTTTTTCCTTGCGCGCCACCAGATCGTTGAAGAAGCCCAGCGTCACGTCGATGGTCGAGACGCCCCAGGCGCTGCCGTTCTTGTAGATGGCCATGGCGCAGTTGGTGCGCGGCTCCGCACTGGCGTCGTCTTTATAGGCAGCGGCCCACGCGCATTGGCCGCGCGGGGTGGCCATGCCGCCCTTGTGCCAGCTCTGGTCGTAATAATTCGGTGCAGCGTCGCTGTTCCAGAAGGTGTTGACCTTGAGCTGGCCTGACGCATCACGATGCCAGAAGGTGCTGAACTTGTTGCGCCCGGTTTCACGCTGGCCCGGTAACGGCCAGATGCCGCCGCCGAAGACTTTAAGTTCGCCGTACTGATCCACCAGCCCTGGTAGCACCACGTCGATGGCTGCGCTGTCGAGCAACGGGATGGTCTGAGTGATGCTGCGCTGCTGGGCCTGCACCTTGTTCAGTTCGCCCTGAATCTGCACGGCGACCTCGGCGATGCGATTGAGCACGACCTTTTCTTCGGTGTCACGCAGGGTCGGCGCAACCAATTGGCTGATGCCGACTACAGTCAACACGGACAACAACAGGATGAACAGAACCAGAAACAGCGTGTAGCGAGCCTGGATAGTGCGCAGTGCGGGCATGGAACTGATCCTTGAGCGGCGTTTTTGTCGGAGGGCAGGAATAAGTCGGGCGGGTATCAAAGCGTATCGTCGTTCCGCGCGGAAGCTTTAGGTCCGCGGGTGCCGAAACAGATGCATGGCGATGACCGGTTGGTCTGCGGATCGACAAATTCGGGCAGGTCCATTCTCCCGAGCATCATTCGTTACATTGACATGACAGCTCTAGCGCAGCGTTTGCGGGGTCATCGGCCCTTTGTCGAGAATGTACGGAATTTGTAAAGCAGCTCATAAAAGTCTTGGAGCAAGCAGGAACGAGGCCGATACTTGCGCCCATTCAAATCGCTGAACAAGGACAATTCATGCCCATCGCACAAGGAAACCTCGCATGACTATCGGTTATACCGGCGCCTGGGAAAGCAAGGCTGGCGTCATGGTCCGTGACACCGGTGCGAAGAAACAGGTCGCGCAAAGCGTCAAAGTGCAGCAAATGCTGACGCTGGTCGGTAACGATCCGAACGCGCTGAATGTCGCCGAGATGGATAAACAGGGGCTGCGCAAGCAAATCAAGGGCTTCGACCCGGCCAACGTCTCCGTCAAGCAACTGGGCAACCTCAGCGAGTTCTTGCGCGGGCGCGGACTGATTTCCGAGATCACGTCGATCACCTTGCTCAATGCTGGTGACAAATTCGACCGTTTCGGCGTGCAGAAAGACCCGGACGCCAAGTTCAACGCGCTGGAGTATTTCGCCACGCAGCTCGATGCCATCCAGACCAATAGCCTCAATGGCAATTATTACGGCAAGAGCCTGATTCCCGAGTTTAAAAAAGCCATCTACATCTTGCAGAATCTCAAGACCTATGGCGAAGGCAACGCAGCTGTTCCATCCGACAAGGGCATCAAGGCCAAGGCCTGAACCCGCTCGTCATCGAACGGGTCCATGCTGGCTGCCACTGTCCCGATCACACTGGCGTCAAATCCCGCCCTGCGATTTGCCGTTGGATCTGATCATGCAAGCTGCGGATGTGCGGGCAATGCAACGCCAATTTGCGCGCGCTGTAGCCGCGATGAAACAACGCCAGCCATCCACCCCGATTGTCCTGCGCGGGCGCAAGACCAGTGAAGGCAAAACCGATGGCGTTCAGGCTGTGCAGATCCACGGCGAGGTGTCGGGACAACTGCAGACGGATCGAAATCAGCCAATGCCCGGGTAGCGTTCTCAACTGGTTGAGCAGTTCAGGGTCGAGTTTTTCCAGCAACATTTCATGGCGATGGCCATGTTGTTCAACCTGAACCGAGGCGCCGCGCCAGCGCGGCACGCTGGCCCCGCTGCCGAAGACTGTCGTCAGTCGCTCCATGAAGGGCCGGCAACTGGCTGGCCATACCTGCTCGGGCAAGGGCCGTTGATAACCATCGATGGCGCGAACGCCCAAGACGATCGACTCGGGCTTTTTGCATCCGAAAGGTGAGCGGACATAGTCCGGCAGCAGTCCGGTGTTATGGAAACCCAGGTGGATGGCCATGCGTTGGGTGTAAGGGTGATGGGTGACCTGTTTGATCGAAACGCTGCGACAGCCCAACGCCTGTGCATGAGTCAGCAGTTGCTCGCCCAGGCGCGTGGCGATGTTTTGCCCGCGGGTATCGGGATGCACGGCGCTCAGAGCCAGTTCGGCATCGTGCGAGCTCTCCGTTTGCCGGTACAAGGTAGCGTGGCCCCGAATGCGTTCCCCCTCGACCGCAACCAGGGAATGCCAGCGTTTGTCCGCGTGGTTCTGGCTGATCAGACAGGGCAGATAGACGTCGGTTTGCACGTAATGATCGCCGTAAACGTCGCGAAAGAGTGCGCTGACGGCAGTGGCGTCGGTGTCACGGTAATTGCGCAGAATCAACGATTCCATCAGGCACCTCCCTGTCATGTTGGTCATAGCGACGCAGATCGACCACCCGCAGGCGTTTGCCTGCGCGAGGGTGACGCGCAAGATCCTCGAATCTGCAGCTCTGAATGCGTAGTTCCAGTAATTGCGCAGCCTGCAATTGCCGTATCTGCGGATACAGCTCGACCAATCGGGCCTCAAGTGTCTGGTGGGCACAAGTCGCTCGTTCGTTCACAACGCATTTCAACGTCAACACATCCGTGCAGTCGACCTGCTCAATCAACAATTGCCAGTCGTCGCTGCCAGTGACCAGCCGTACGCTCTTGCTGATTTCTTCCGCCATCAGCGACACAATCCCGACCCGCACACGCTGGCTGTTACCGCTGCGCCCCTTCAAGGCGAATTTGCGTTGCGCAGCTCCCGCCGGTTCCCGCCAGCACGCCAGGTCGCCCACGGGATAGCGAATCAGCGGCATCAAGCGGCGATGGAGGTTGGTCAGTACCAACAGGCCGGGTTGATCAAAAGCCTCGATCGTTGCTCCAGTGTGCTCGTCGATTATTTCCAGCAGAACGTGTCCGTCAGGCGTGCGATGTTCTCCCTCGGCGCAGTCAGGATGACTGGCGCCGATGAACCCGCCGTCAACGCTGGCGTAGCCGATGGAGGCGATCCGAGCGTTGGGCATTACCTGTTCAAGGAGCTGGCGTTGTGAGGCGAACAGGCTTTCGCCGCCATACAGCACCGTATCGACCGCGGCCAACGTGCGGTCGCTTTGCTTTAGCCAACTGGCGAAAGTCAATAACTGCGCAGGTACGCCAGCCAGAACATTGATCCGGTGCTGGGTGATGGCATCGGCCAGCAGCGGCGAGTCGACTTCACCGGTAAACGGAAACTCGGTAATACCCGTTGTCACGTGAGCCAGTGCATCGTGAATGAACAGGAAGCTGGCATACAGGTCACCGGCGAAGAACAGGTTGGCTATCCGATCGCCCGGCTTCAATTGCTTACTGACGCTGCGGCCGAAATCCTCGACCGTGCGCTGCCATTCAGCTCGGTCATAGACAGAAAGTCTGCCGCTGCCGGTTGATCCGCCGGTCTTGAAGACCAAGGCTGACTCCAACGGGCCAGTCAGGACCGGCCAGTGATCGAGGTCCTCGCTGCCAGTCCAAAAGCTGGCAGGATCGAGCAGCGGCAGTTCATGCAGTTGGTCTATCGCCTCGGGAACATCGGCGAGGCATTGCTTGTAGTAAGGCGAATGCTGACGGGCGAAGCTCAGCAACTGGTTGATGGGCTGGTTTTTTTTCACGGTACATTCTTCTTGATATGAATAATCCGACTCGCGCCCGGACGTCAGCGGCGCGAATCAATGACCAGCGGC
This genomic interval from Pseudomonas koreensis contains the following:
- the treZ gene encoding malto-oligosyltrehalose trehalohydrolase, which translates into the protein MPSRTQETWPHGAIMLDAEHTQFALWAPDAFYVSVELEEDGKSLPMLPQGDGWFVIEANCPAGSRYRYCIDGELEVPDPASRAQDGDLDRHSVVVDPHAYQWRHTAWNGRPWSEAVIYEVHVGALGGFAEVEQHLARLVALGVTAIELMPLAQFPGDRNWGYDGVLPYAPQASYGTPEQLKHLIDTAHGLGVAVILDVVYNHFGPDGNYLHRYAKGFFREDKHTPWGAAIDFRRPEVREFFIENALMWLLEYRFDGLRLDAVHAIEDPDFLSDLARRIRQQIDSTRHVWLTVENELNQSSLLETDYDAQWNDDGHNALHVLLTGETDAYYADYAAQPTEQLVRCLSQGFVFQGHITRHGEPRGEPSEHLPSTAFVLFLQNHDQIGNRAFGERLHQLADPRAVQAATVLLLLSPMIPLIFMGDEFAAEQPFLFFTSHHGELAELVREGRRNEFAAFSAFTDPHKREQIPDPNAEETFRASQPRLLGSGTSLQQQTQELYRQLLKLRHQYIIPHLSGTQALGAQMLGYGAVSARWRLGDGSELRIDLNLSDTPVVNPAQTDTEWLFQQPAAIELSDPNQLPAYTALVSLTAAPLLHPLDGERL
- the glgA gene encoding glycogen synthase GlgA → MISAALDIQGERAHQSLGESSTISIPGSRQINVPGTKTLAPVASQNPNKKKVLFVTSEIADLVKTGGLGDVSAALPRAMAHLHDVRVLIPGYPQVMHSENPIHIIGELGGHAALPPCKIGRMDMPDGLVIYVLICPELYEREGGPYGANNGRDWPDNHIRFARLGLAAADIAANLAQIHWRPDLVHAHDWPAGLAPAYMHWRGQRTPTLFTIHNLAYQGVTSLGSCPELGIPTHALQQEGMEFYGKMSFLKAGMAYSSHITTVSATYAQEITTPDFGCGLDGFLAAKTQQGLLSGIPNGIDESWDSATDPHLFAPFAIGDWEGKAVNAAHVRELFGLHDSTGPLFAVVSRLVYQKGLDLTEAVSEFIVQNGGQIAIIGRGEPEEEQAMRELALRFPGQVGVRIGFNETDARRMFAGSDFLLMPSRYEPCGLSQMYAQRFGSLPVARNTGGLADTIENGVTGFLFDESTVDSYKEALSRAFKVFAFPELLNAMRCRAMAAPFNWSKAVEPYAELYEQLVAKALGKASHK
- a CDS encoding D-2-hydroxyacid dehydrogenase family protein, producing the protein MTVQIAVIDDWQDVARDVVDWSVLDGIGEVTFVHDYPANNATLAERLGKYEVICVMRERTRFDADLLGRLPNLKLLVTGGMRNAALDMPAAAALGIKVCGTDSYKHAAPELTWALIMAATRGLVKEANALRAGQWQQGLGGDLHGKTLGILGLGSIGQRVAQFGQVFGMRVIAWSENLTAERAEQAGVTYVSKQQLFEQADVLSVHLVLSERSRNLVDAQALDWMKPTALLVNTARGPIVDEAALIKALQKRRIAGVALDVFEQEPLPALHPFRTLDNVLATPHVGYVSRQNYEQFFRQMIEDIQAWAAGEPMRLLN
- a CDS encoding alpha/beta fold hydrolase, which produces MSVTLSRWLPGLVLSAALPLMAHAATETAPAEGPAYGPELQGFQYPYTLKHFAFESQGQQLQMGYMDIAANGKANGRTVVLMHGKNFCAATWDSSIKALSDAGYRVIAPDQIGFCTSSKPEHYQYSFQQLATNTQQLLKALGIQKATVLGHSTGGMLATRYALLFPEQVDQLAMVNPIGLEDWKALGVPYRTVDQWYQRELKVTAKGIRDYERTTYYDGRWKPEFDRWVDMLAGLSKGPGKTQVAWNSALIYDMIFTQPVYYEFKDLKMPTLLLIGTSDTTAIGKDLAPPEVKARIGHYEVLGKQVSKLIPQSTLIEFPGMGHAPQMEEPEKFHQALLGWLGKTPSVP
- a CDS encoding YqaA family protein; protein product: MGAAYFGLFFAAFGAATLLPLQSEALLVGLIVSERYWLWGLLAVATLGNVLGSLVNWWLGHGIERFQGRRWFPVSPGHMAKARKHYERYGHWSLLLSWLPVIGDPLTLIAGVMREPLGRFLLIVTLAKGARYGVLALLTLGWLG
- a CDS encoding DUF411 domain-containing protein, giving the protein MRTQLRLLALSTLFLSSLAQAAELIPIEVHRDANCGCCKKWISHLEANGFKVEDHVESDMSSFKQQHGVPPRLASCHTAIIDGKFVEGHVPADQVLALSKRDDLLGVAAPGMPMGSPGMEMDGMSDAYQVIGLKKDGADVVVADYPAR
- a CDS encoding GNAT family N-acetyltransferase, with amino-acid sequence MESLILRNYRDTDATAVSALFRDVYGDHYVQTDVYLPCLISQNHADKRWHSLVAVEGERIRGHATLYRQTESSHDAELALSAVHPDTRGQNIATRLGEQLLTHAQALGCRSVSIKQVTHHPYTQRMAIHLGFHNTGLLPDYVRSPFGCKKPESIVLGVRAIDGYQRPLPEQVWPASCRPFMERLTTVFGSGASVPRWRGASVQVEQHGHRHEMLLEKLDPELLNQLRTLPGHWLISIRLQLSRHLAVDLHSLNAIGFAFTGLAPAQDNRGGWLALFHRGYSARKLALHCPHIRSLHDQIQRQIAGRDLTPV